ACCTCTACAATCAATTCTTTGGCAATGATTCAGACAGTAGTAGCGATTCAAGCTCTACAGATGATTTGACTGTTTACAGTGAAGGTTCTGGGGTTATTTACAAAAAAGATGGTGATTCTGCTTATGTCGTCACTAACAATCACGTTATTGATGGGGCTGAACAAATTGAAATCATGCTTGCTGATGGAACAAAAGTTGTTGGTGAGCTAGTCGGAGCAGATACTTATTCAGATATTGCCGTTGTCAAAATTTCTTCTGACAACGTATCTACAGTTGCTGAATTTGCCGATTCTGATAAATTAACTGTCGGTGAAACTGCTATCGCTATTGGTAGCCCACTCGGTACTGAATATGCTAACTCTGTAACACAAGGTATTGTCTCAAGTCTTAGCCGTACAGTAACCATGACAAATGATGATGGTAAAACTATCTCAACAAATGCTATCCAAACGGATGCAGCGATTAACCCAGGTAACTCTGGTGGTGCTTTAATTAACATTGAAGGACAAGTTATCGGTATCAATTCAAGTAAGATTTCATCTACATCAAGTTCTGGTGAATTTGTCGAAGGTATGGGATTTGCCATTCCATCTAACGATGTTGTATCCATTATTAACCAATTGGAAGAAAATGGGCAAGTTATCCGCCCAGCACTTGGTATTTCAATGGTAAACTTGAGCGACCTTTCAACAAATGCAATTGCTCAACTTAACATTCCAACAAGTGTAACAAGCGGTGTCGTTGTGGCGGCTGTTCAATCTGGTATGCCAGCTGAAGGTAATCTCGAACAATATGATGTCATCACAGCTATTGACGACAAAGAAGTAACATCTACTTCAGATCTTCAAAGTATCCTTTATACTCATTCTGTTGGTGACTCTGTCAAAGTAACCTTCTACCGTGGAACTGATAAGAAAACAGCCACAATTAAATTAACTAAGACAACACAAGATTTATCTTCCTCAAACTGATAACAAATAATAACTAATGAAAATGAAGCTGAGCATTCCTCAGCCTCATTTTTTAAGGATAAAAGACTTATGCCTGAAACACTCACATTAATCAAAACTGAAAATATCTCACCTAATCCCTACCAACCCCGTTTAGAATTTAAACAAGAGGAGCTAGAAGAACTAGCACGTTCGATTAAAACTAATGGGCTTATTCAGCCGATTATCGTCCGAGAATCAACTGTCTTTGGTTATGAGCTTATTGCTGGTGAAAGACGTCTAAGAGCCTCAAAAATGGCA
This sequence is a window from Streptococcus macedonicus ACA-DC 198. Protein-coding genes within it:
- the htrA gene encoding Serine protease, DegP/HtrA, do-like; its protein translation is MKKIKLPNLPKLPKFNYKNWLKPLGVILVGFIAGVAGTILVLNMAGISITNVGGSSTKTTTSSVSYSNSNDTTKAVEKVQDAVVSVINYKSDSSSSTSDLYNQFFGNDSDSSSDSSSTDDLTVYSEGSGVIYKKDGDSAYVVTNNHVIDGAEQIEIMLADGTKVVGELVGADTYSDIAVVKISSDNVSTVAEFADSDKLTVGETAIAIGSPLGTEYANSVTQGIVSSLSRTVTMTNDDGKTISTNAIQTDAAINPGNSGGALINIEGQVIGINSSKISSTSSSGEFVEGMGFAIPSNDVVSIINQLEENGQVIRPALGISMVNLSDLSTNAIAQLNIPTSVTSGVVVAAVQSGMPAEGNLEQYDVITAIDDKEVTSTSDLQSILYTHSVGDSVKVTFYRGTDKKTATIKLTKTTQDLSSSN